A region of Pseudomonas putida DNA encodes the following proteins:
- the hemW gene encoding radical SAM family heme chaperone HemW, whose product MIETLSTPGAASFTSLPPLALYIHIPWCVRKCPYCDFNSHAAGPDLPEDAYVAALLDDLDQELAAVQGRPISSIFFGGGTPSLFSANALGRLLRGVEQRIPFAPDIEITLEANPGTFEQEKFKAYRQTGINRLSIGVQSFQPAKLEALGRIHNGDEAIRAADMARAAGFDNFNMDLMHGLPDQSLDDALGDLRQAIALGPTHLSWYQLTVEPNTVFWNQPPELPEDDILWDIQEAGQTLMAEHGYRQYEVSAYAQPGRAAKHNLNYWRFGDFIGIGAGAHGKLTFADGRILRTWKTRLPKDYLNLAKPFKAGEKLLPPDELPFEFLMNALRLTDGVEAELFTQRTGLPLAQLVEARRAAEQKGLLRVEPDRLAATPRGQLFLNDLLQYFLT is encoded by the coding sequence ATGATCGAAACGTTGTCCACCCCCGGCGCGGCGAGCTTTACCAGCCTGCCGCCGCTGGCGCTGTACATCCACATCCCGTGGTGCGTACGCAAATGCCCTTACTGCGACTTCAACTCCCACGCCGCCGGGCCTGATCTACCGGAAGACGCCTACGTCGCAGCCCTACTGGACGACCTCGACCAGGAGCTGGCCGCCGTACAAGGCCGCCCGATCAGCTCGATCTTCTTTGGTGGTGGCACGCCTAGCTTGTTCAGCGCCAACGCCCTTGGCCGACTGCTGCGTGGCGTTGAACAACGCATCCCGTTCGCGCCGGACATCGAAATCACCCTGGAGGCCAACCCAGGCACGTTCGAGCAGGAAAAGTTCAAGGCGTACCGGCAAACAGGCATCAATCGCCTGTCCATCGGCGTACAGAGCTTCCAGCCTGCCAAGCTTGAGGCACTTGGGCGTATCCATAATGGCGACGAAGCGATCCGCGCTGCCGACATGGCGCGCGCCGCAGGGTTCGACAACTTCAACATGGACTTGATGCACGGCCTGCCCGACCAGTCGCTGGACGACGCGCTGGGTGACTTGCGCCAGGCCATCGCGCTGGGGCCGACCCACTTGTCCTGGTACCAGCTGACCGTGGAGCCCAACACGGTGTTCTGGAACCAGCCGCCCGAGCTGCCCGAAGACGACATCCTCTGGGACATTCAGGAGGCTGGCCAGACCCTGATGGCCGAGCACGGCTACCGCCAGTACGAAGTGTCGGCCTATGCCCAGCCAGGCCGTGCTGCCAAGCACAACCTCAATTACTGGCGCTTTGGGGATTTCATCGGTATCGGTGCCGGCGCCCACGGCAAGCTGACCTTCGCCGACGGACGCATCCTGCGTACCTGGAAAACCCGCCTGCCCAAGGACTACCTCAATCTGGCCAAACCGTTCAAGGCCGGTGAGAAGCTGCTGCCACCCGACGAGCTACCTTTTGAGTTCCTGATGAACGCGTTGCGCCTGACCGATGGCGTGGAAGCTGAACTGTTTACCCAGCGCACCGGCCTGCCGCTGGCGCAACTGGTCGAGGCACGCCGCGCCGCCGAACAAAAGGGCCTTTTGCGGGTCGAACCGGATCGATTGGCGGCCACACCACGCGGCCAGTTGTTCCTCAATGACCTGCTGCAGTATTTCTTGACCTAA
- the rdgB gene encoding RdgB/HAM1 family non-canonical purine NTP pyrophosphatase translates to MMNFQQLVLASHNAGKLKELQAMLGASVQLRSIGEFSQVEPEETGLSFVENAILKARNAARISGLPALADDSGLAVDYLGGAPGIYSARYAEGKGDAANNAKLLDALKDVPEAERGAQFVCVLALVRHADDPLPILCEGLWHGRIMFEASGEHGFGYDPLFWVPERNCSSADLTPVDKNQLSHRARAMVLLRQRLGLA, encoded by the coding sequence ATGATGAATTTCCAGCAACTCGTATTGGCCAGCCACAATGCCGGCAAACTCAAGGAACTCCAAGCCATGCTTGGCGCCTCCGTACAGCTGCGCTCGATCGGCGAATTCAGCCAGGTCGAGCCAGAGGAAACCGGCCTGTCGTTCGTCGAGAACGCTATTCTCAAAGCACGCAATGCCGCGCGCATTTCCGGCCTGCCGGCGCTGGCCGACGACTCGGGCCTGGCGGTGGATTACCTCGGCGGCGCGCCGGGCATCTACTCGGCTCGCTATGCCGAGGGCAAGGGTGATGCGGCAAACAACGCCAAGCTGCTCGACGCCTTGAAAGACGTGCCTGAAGCCGAGCGTGGTGCGCAGTTCGTCTGCGTGCTGGCGCTGGTGCGTCACGCTGACGATCCGCTGCCGATCCTGTGCGAAGGCCTGTGGCACGGGCGCATCATGTTCGAGGCCAGCGGCGAGCACGGCTTTGGCTACGACCCACTGTTCTGGGTGCCAGAGCGCAACTGCTCAAGCGCCGACCTCACCCCTGTCGACAAGAACCAGCTCAGCCACCGCGCCCGCGCCATGGTCCTGCTGCGTCAACGCCTGGGCCTGGCATGA
- a CDS encoding DUF4426 domain-containing protein: MRRLALFLISLCLALPVLAADAARPERKEVFGDVTVHYSAFTSSMLTPEVAAATGLVRSKNQGVLNIAVLKANKPAMAVVSGTVKDLTGRSSPLSFKQITEQGAVYYIAQFKIEQPETVTFDLNIETGGISNSLSFNQEVFPGE, from the coding sequence ATGCGTCGCCTAGCCCTGTTCTTGATCAGCCTGTGCCTGGCCCTGCCCGTACTGGCTGCCGATGCCGCCCGTCCCGAGCGCAAGGAAGTGTTTGGCGACGTGACGGTACACTACAGCGCTTTCACGTCGAGCATGCTGACACCGGAGGTGGCCGCGGCCACCGGTCTGGTGCGCAGCAAGAATCAAGGCGTGCTCAACATTGCCGTGCTCAAGGCCAACAAGCCGGCCATGGCGGTCGTCAGCGGCACGGTAAAGGACCTGACCGGGCGCAGCAGCCCGCTGTCTTTCAAGCAGATCACTGAACAGGGCGCGGTGTACTACATCGCCCAGTTCAAGATCGAACAGCCAGAAACCGTGACCTTCGACCTGAATATCGAAACCGGTGGCATCAGTAACTCTCTCAGCTTCAACCAGGAAGTGTTCCCAGGCGAATGA
- the metW gene encoding methionine biosynthesis protein MetW has translation MRADLEIIHDWIPAGSRVLDLGCGSGELLASLRDRKQVTGYGLEIDADNIAACVAKGVNVIEQDLDKGLGNFASNSFDVVIMTQALQAVEYPDRILDEMLRVGRQCIITFPNFGHWRCRWYLATKGRMPVSDFMPYTWYNTPNIHFCTFADFEELCHERHAKVLDRLAVDHLHRNGWGGRLWPNLLGEIGIYRVSSPGLQEHQLAV, from the coding sequence ATGAGAGCCGATCTGGAAATCATCCACGACTGGATTCCCGCCGGCAGCCGGGTACTCGACCTGGGCTGCGGCAGTGGCGAACTGCTGGCCTCGCTGCGTGACCGCAAGCAGGTCACCGGTTACGGCCTGGAGATCGACGCCGACAATATCGCCGCGTGCGTGGCCAAGGGCGTCAACGTCATCGAACAGGACCTGGACAAAGGCCTGGGCAACTTCGCCAGCAACAGTTTCGATGTGGTGATCATGACCCAGGCCTTGCAGGCCGTGGAGTACCCCGACCGCATCCTCGACGAGATGCTGCGTGTGGGCCGTCAGTGCATCATCACCTTCCCCAATTTCGGACACTGGCGCTGCCGCTGGTACCTGGCGACCAAAGGCCGCATGCCGGTGTCGGACTTCATGCCGTATACCTGGTACAACACGCCGAACATCCACTTCTGCACCTTCGCCGACTTTGAAGAGCTGTGCCACGAACGCCATGCCAAGGTACTCGACCGCCTGGCCGTCGACCATTTGCACCGTAATGGGTGGGGCGGCCGGCTATGGCCTAATCTTCTAGGTGAGATCGGCATCTATCGCGTCAGCAGCCCGGGCCTGCAGGAGCACCAGCTCGCGGTCTGA
- the metX gene encoding homoserine O-succinyltransferase MetX: MSTVLPEDSVGLVTPQTARFEEPLALACGRSLISYELVYETYGTLNASASNAVLICHALSGHHHAAGYHAATDRKPGWWDSCIGPGKPIDTNRFFVVSLNNLGGCNGSTGPSSLNPATGKPYGADFPVLTVEDWVHSQVRLADRLGIGQWAAVVGGSLGGMQALQWTITYPDRVRHCVDIASAPKLSAQNIAFNEVARQAILTDPEFHGGSFQDQGVIPKRGLMLARMVGHITYLSDDSMGEKFGRELKSDKLNYDFHSVEFQVESYLRYQGEEFSGRFDANTYLLMTKALDYFDPAAAHGGDLAATLAPVTADYCIMSFTTDWRFSPARSREIVDALMAARKNVCYLEIDSPYGHDAFLIPTPRYMQGFSNYMNRIAI, encoded by the coding sequence ATGTCCACTGTCCTTCCCGAAGATTCCGTCGGTCTGGTTACACCGCAAACAGCCCGGTTCGAAGAGCCGCTGGCACTGGCCTGTGGCCGTTCCCTGATCAGCTACGAGCTGGTCTATGAGACCTATGGCACCCTGAACGCCAGCGCAAGCAATGCCGTGCTGATCTGCCATGCCTTGTCCGGCCATCACCATGCTGCTGGCTACCATGCCGCCACCGACCGCAAGCCGGGCTGGTGGGACAGCTGCATCGGCCCCGGCAAGCCGATCGACACCAACCGTTTCTTCGTGGTCAGCCTGAACAACCTCGGCGGCTGCAATGGCAGTACCGGCCCGAGCAGCCTCAACCCCGCCACCGGCAAGCCTTATGGCGCCGACTTCCCGGTGCTGACCGTGGAAGACTGGGTGCACAGCCAGGTTCGCCTGGCCGACCGCCTGGGCATTGGCCAATGGGCCGCAGTCGTCGGCGGCAGCCTTGGCGGCATGCAGGCGCTGCAATGGACCATCACCTACCCTGATCGCGTGCGCCACTGCGTCGATATCGCCTCGGCGCCCAAGTTGTCGGCGCAGAACATCGCCTTCAACGAAGTAGCACGCCAGGCCATCCTCACCGACCCGGAATTCCACGGTGGTTCATTCCAGGACCAGGGCGTGATCCCCAAGCGCGGGTTGATGCTGGCGCGCATGGTGGGCCACATCACCTACCTGTCCGATGACTCGATGGGTGAAAAATTCGGCCGTGAGCTCAAGAGCGACAAGCTCAACTACGACTTCCACAGCGTCGAGTTCCAGGTCGAAAGCTACCTGCGCTATCAGGGCGAAGAGTTTTCTGGCCGTTTCGACGCCAACACCTACCTGCTGATGACCAAGGCTCTGGATTATTTCGACCCGGCCGCGGCCCACGGCGGCGACCTTGCCGCCACCCTGGCCCCTGTCACGGCAGACTACTGCATCATGTCGTTCACCACCGACTGGCGCTTCTCGCCAGCCCGTTCGCGCGAGATCGTCGATGCACTGATGGCCGCGCGCAAGAACGTCTGTTACCTGGAGATCGACTCGCCCTACGGGCACGATGCCTTCCTGATCCCCACACCTCGCTACATGCAGGGTTTCTCGAACTACATGAACCGCATCGCCATCTGA
- a CDS encoding YggT family protein, with the protein MNALSGAAIFVVQTLVSLYLVIVLLRFVLQLVKANFYNPLCQFAVRATQPLLKPIRRIIPSIGGLDTSSLLLAVLIQALLMAFVLMVTYGTFGDVLHLLMWAIIGITSLFLKIFWVAMIVMVIVSWVAPNSHNPAAELAYQISEPVLAPFRRLVPNLGGMDISPIFAFLAIQVIQSFVMPPLAAYAGMPQELWRMI; encoded by the coding sequence ATGAATGCACTGTCAGGCGCCGCGATTTTCGTGGTGCAAACCCTGGTCAGCCTGTACCTGGTGATCGTCCTGCTGCGCTTCGTGCTGCAGCTGGTCAAGGCCAACTTCTACAACCCGCTGTGCCAGTTCGCAGTACGCGCCACCCAGCCGCTGCTCAAGCCGATCCGCCGTATCATCCCCAGCATCGGTGGCCTGGACACCTCGTCCCTGCTGCTCGCGGTGCTCATCCAGGCGCTGCTGATGGCCTTTGTGCTGATGGTTACCTACGGCACCTTTGGCGATGTCCTGCACCTGCTGATGTGGGCCATCATCGGCATCACCTCGCTGTTCCTGAAGATCTTCTGGGTCGCGATGATCGTCATGGTGATCGTCTCCTGGGTCGCGCCAAACAGCCACAACCCGGCCGCAGAGCTTGCTTACCAGATCAGCGAACCGGTGCTGGCGCCGTTCCGTCGCCTCGTGCCCAACCTGGGCGGCATGGACATCTCGCCGATCTTCGCGTTCCTGGCGATCCAGGTGATCCAGTCGTTCGTCATGCCGCCACTGGCTGCCTATGCCGGCATGCCACAAGAACTGTGGCGGATGATCTGA
- the proC gene encoding pyrroline-5-carboxylate reductase, translating into MSKTRIAFIGAGNMAASLIGGLRAQGLEASQIRASDPGAETRTRIQAEHGIETFEDNAQAIAGADVIVLAVKPQVMKAVCQALQAHLQDGQLIVSIAAGITCASLQSWVGARPVVRCMPNTPALLRQGVSGLYATEEVSADQRQQAEQLLSAVGTALWLEQEQQLDAVTAVSGSGPAYFFLLIEAMTAAGEKLGLPRETASQLTLQTALGAARMAVASDVDAAELRRRVTSPAGTTEAAIKSFQANGFEAIVEQALQAAATRSAELAEQLGK; encoded by the coding sequence ATGAGCAAGACACGTATTGCCTTTATCGGCGCCGGCAACATGGCCGCCAGCCTGATCGGCGGCCTGCGTGCCCAGGGCCTGGAGGCATCGCAGATCCGCGCCAGCGACCCGGGCGCCGAGACCCGCACCCGCATCCAGGCCGAGCACGGCATCGAAACCTTCGAAGACAATGCCCAGGCAATCGCCGGCGCCGACGTGATCGTGCTGGCGGTCAAACCACAGGTCATGAAAGCCGTTTGCCAGGCCCTGCAGGCCCACCTGCAAGACGGCCAGCTGATCGTTTCGATCGCCGCCGGCATTACCTGCGCCAGCCTGCAGAGCTGGGTTGGCGCCCGCCCGGTAGTGCGCTGCATGCCCAATACACCCGCGCTGCTGCGCCAAGGCGTCAGCGGCCTGTATGCCACCGAGGAAGTCAGCGCAGATCAGCGTCAACAGGCCGAACAGCTGCTGTCCGCCGTAGGCACCGCCCTGTGGCTGGAGCAGGAGCAACAACTGGATGCGGTGACTGCCGTATCCGGCAGCGGGCCGGCGTACTTCTTCCTGCTGATCGAGGCCATGACCGCCGCCGGTGAAAAACTTGGCCTGCCCCGCGAAACCGCCTCCCAGCTGACCCTGCAAACTGCACTGGGCGCTGCGCGCATGGCCGTTGCCAGCGATGTCGACGCCGCCGAGCTGCGCCGCCGCGTCACCTCGCCAGCCGGCACCACCGAAGCTGCGATCAAGTCGTTCCAGGCCAACGGCTTCGAAGCCATCGTCGAGCAAGCGCTGCAAGCCGCAGCGACACGCTCCGCCGAACTGGCCGAACAACTGGGCAAATAA
- a CDS encoding YggS family pyridoxal phosphate-dependent enzyme, with translation MSTIADNLSALAARIASAAQAAGRDPASIQLLAVSKTKPASAIREIHAAGVRDVGENYLQEALTKQDALRDLPLIWHFIGPIQSNKTKAIAEHFDWVHSVDRLKIAQRLSEQRPASLAPLNICLQVNVSGEDSKSGCAPADLPALAKAVASLPNLRLRGLMAIPEPTDDRAAQEAAFASLRDLQQGLGLGLDTLSMGMSHDLEAAIAQGATWVRIGTALFGARDYGPV, from the coding sequence ATGTCCACCATAGCAGACAACCTATCCGCCCTCGCCGCCCGCATCGCCAGCGCCGCCCAGGCTGCCGGGCGGGATCCGGCCAGCATCCAGTTGCTGGCGGTGAGCAAGACCAAGCCCGCCAGCGCCATCCGTGAAATCCACGCCGCTGGCGTGCGCGATGTCGGCGAGAACTACCTGCAGGAAGCACTGACCAAGCAGGACGCGTTGCGCGACCTGCCCTTGATCTGGCACTTCATCGGCCCCATTCAGTCGAACAAGACCAAAGCCATTGCCGAGCATTTCGACTGGGTACATTCCGTGGACCGCCTGAAGATCGCCCAACGCCTGTCGGAGCAGCGCCCTGCCTCATTGGCGCCGCTGAACATCTGCCTGCAGGTGAATGTCAGTGGCGAAGACAGCAAGTCCGGCTGCGCACCCGCCGACCTCCCGGCGCTGGCCAAGGCGGTCGCCAGCCTGCCCAACCTGCGCCTGCGCGGGCTGATGGCGATCCCTGAGCCCACCGATGACCGCGCCGCACAGGAAGCCGCGTTCGCCAGCCTGCGCGACTTGCAACAGGGCCTGGGCCTTGGCCTGGACACCTTGTCCATGGGCATGAGCCACGACCTGGAGGCGGCGATTGCCCAGGGAGCGACCTGGGTGCGTATCGGCACCGCCTTGTTCGGCGCGCGTGATTACGGGCCCGTCTGA
- a CDS encoding type IV pilus twitching motility protein PilT: MDVTDLLARAMDAGASDLHLAAGQIPMLRLDGELQRMGLPPLMSAALNDAMAPLLSDDQRRQWAQGDALDIALQLPELGRFRLNLFRQLNGPAATFRLIPKRIATLDELDLGEVFQAISQCADGLVLVGGPTGSGKSCTLAALLDQLNRERAVHIITLEDPVEVIHNSQRGLVNQREMGRDCSGFAQGLRSALRQDPDVIMMGELRDLETIRLALRAAETGHLVLATVHTRSAAGSIDRLVEVFAAEEKPLVRAMLAESLRVVVAQVLVKRVGGGRVAAREVLVANTAVRNLIREGRMAQLSSVMQTGASEGMRTMEGAMRGLRDKGLIDAL, translated from the coding sequence ATGGATGTGACCGACCTGTTGGCCCGTGCGATGGATGCGGGGGCTTCGGACCTGCACCTGGCGGCGGGCCAGATACCGATGCTGCGCCTTGATGGCGAGCTGCAACGCATGGGCCTGCCGCCACTGATGTCGGCAGCCCTGAATGATGCGATGGCGCCCTTATTGAGTGATGACCAGCGCCGGCAATGGGCGCAGGGAGACGCGCTGGATATCGCCTTGCAGTTGCCTGAGCTAGGCCGCTTTCGCCTGAACCTGTTTCGTCAGTTGAATGGCCCAGCGGCAACCTTTCGCTTGATCCCGAAACGTATTGCGACACTCGATGAACTCGACCTCGGGGAAGTGTTTCAGGCTATTTCACAATGCGCTGATGGCCTGGTTCTGGTCGGCGGGCCAACCGGCAGTGGCAAATCCTGCACCCTGGCGGCGTTGCTCGATCAGCTCAACCGCGAACGGGCGGTGCACATCATCACCCTTGAAGACCCTGTTGAAGTTATCCACAACAGCCAGCGCGGCCTGGTCAATCAGCGCGAGATGGGGCGCGATTGCAGCGGGTTTGCCCAGGGGCTGCGCAGTGCGCTGCGCCAGGATCCGGACGTGATCATGATGGGTGAATTACGGGATCTGGAGACGATTCGCCTGGCGTTGCGGGCGGCGGAAACGGGGCACCTGGTGCTGGCGACAGTGCATACGCGCTCGGCTGCAGGCAGCATCGACCGGTTGGTGGAGGTGTTTGCCGCCGAGGAGAAGCCGCTGGTGCGGGCGATGCTGGCGGAGTCGCTGCGGGTGGTGGTGGCGCAGGTACTGGTCAAGCGCGTGGGCGGCGGGCGAGTGGCGGCGCGCGAAGTGCTGGTGGCCAACACGGCAGTGCGTAATTTGATTCGCGAAGGGCGGATGGCGCAGCTGAGTTCAGTGATGCAGACGGGCGCGTCGGAGGGGATGCGGACGATGGAGGGGGCTATGCGGGGTTTGAGGGATAAGGGATTGATCGACGCGTTGTAG
- a CDS encoding C40 family peptidase: MPPLLKTWLTLCLLLPLAAHATNREQRLPNGFTGYTTNASVKHAPAKHTTLRARPSNTASSRVLPVAAMSPKQSSDVLSRAVNVLGTPYVWGGSSPKKGFDCSGLVKYAFNDVADVDLPRTSNAMAQGHGVKVAKGDLKPGDLIFFNIKSRRVNHVAIYLGNDRFIHAPRRGKRVSIDTLSKPYWQKHYVVAKRVLPKEQQLALAKR, encoded by the coding sequence ATGCCGCCTTTACTCAAGACATGGCTGACCCTCTGTCTATTATTGCCCCTGGCCGCCCACGCCACCAATCGTGAGCAACGTCTTCCCAACGGTTTCACCGGCTATACCACCAATGCCTCGGTGAAACACGCGCCTGCCAAGCACACCACGCTGCGCGCACGCCCAAGCAATACCGCCAGCAGCCGCGTCCTGCCCGTCGCCGCGATGTCGCCGAAGCAGAGCAGCGATGTGCTCAGCCGTGCGGTCAATGTACTCGGCACGCCTTATGTCTGGGGCGGCAGCAGCCCGAAAAAGGGCTTCGACTGCAGTGGGCTGGTCAAATACGCGTTCAACGATGTGGCCGATGTCGACCTACCGCGCACCTCCAATGCCATGGCCCAGGGCCACGGCGTGAAGGTAGCCAAGGGTGACCTCAAGCCGGGTGACCTGATCTTCTTCAACATCAAGAGCCGACGGGTCAACCACGTTGCCATCTACCTGGGCAACGACCGCTTCATCCATGCCCCGCGTCGCGGCAAGCGGGTGAGCATCGATACCCTGAGCAAGCCTTACTGGCAGAAGCATTATGTCGTGGCCAAGCGGGTGTTGCCGAAGGAACAGCAGCTGGCACTGGCCAAGCGCTGA
- a CDS encoding NINE protein: protein MNSYQQGEPLHDTHSKVIGYLLWIFGFTGSHRFYYGKPITGTIWFFTLGLLGIGWLIDLFLIPSMDREADLRFRAGRIDYNIAWILLTFLGIFGMHRLYQGKWITAIIYFFTGGLFLVGVLYDFWTLNSQISEANSDRR, encoded by the coding sequence ATGAACAGTTATCAACAGGGTGAGCCGCTCCACGACACCCACAGCAAGGTCATCGGTTACCTGTTGTGGATTTTCGGCTTCACCGGCTCGCACCGTTTCTACTACGGCAAGCCTATCACCGGGACAATCTGGTTCTTCACCCTGGGCCTGCTGGGTATCGGTTGGCTGATCGACCTGTTCCTGATTCCGTCGATGGATCGCGAGGCGGACCTGCGCTTCCGGGCCGGGCGAATCGACTACAACATCGCCTGGATTCTGCTGACGTTCCTGGGCATCTTCGGCATGCACCGTCTGTACCAGGGCAAGTGGATCACCGCGATCATCTACTTTTTCACCGGTGGCCTGTTCCTGGTCGGCGTGCTGTATGACTTCTGGACGCTGAACAGCCAGATTTCCGAAGCCAACAGCGATCGGCGCTGA
- a CDS encoding SPOR domain-containing protein, which yields MAAKKKPAPKRGASRQQAPAKQPIPGWVWLAVGLTVGAFIVFLMKLEPGGGDITRTKPEQQKPEKVAEASKTTPTTPTTPQQPVKPKYDFYTLLPESEVIVPPEAVPEKTPPVPAQPVTPVTPAEAAKIDTARAQAALLGQTPPPAPPVIKPAATTQFFLQAGSFRKQADADKVRAQIILLGQSVKVESGTVKDETWYRVLVGPFSNREQLTGAQKQLAGAGFSNLLLQQRQTRQ from the coding sequence TTGGCTGCCAAGAAAAAACCTGCTCCAAAACGCGGCGCAAGCCGCCAACAGGCGCCGGCCAAACAGCCGATTCCAGGCTGGGTATGGCTGGCGGTCGGGCTGACCGTGGGCGCCTTCATCGTCTTCTTGATGAAGCTGGAACCGGGTGGCGGCGACATCACGCGCACCAAGCCTGAGCAGCAGAAGCCGGAAAAGGTCGCCGAAGCCAGCAAGACCACCCCAACCACCCCGACCACCCCGCAGCAGCCGGTGAAGCCGAAGTACGACTTCTACACCCTGCTGCCGGAGTCCGAGGTCATCGTGCCGCCGGAAGCCGTGCCAGAGAAAACGCCGCCGGTCCCGGCCCAGCCGGTGACCCCGGTCACCCCGGCGGAAGCGGCGAAAATTGACACCGCGCGCGCCCAGGCCGCCTTGCTGGGCCAGACGCCACCACCGGCCCCGCCCGTGATCAAGCCCGCGGCGACCACCCAGTTCTTCCTGCAGGCTGGCTCGTTCCGCAAGCAGGCTGATGCCGACAAGGTCCGTGCGCAGATCATCCTGCTCGGCCAGTCGGTGAAGGTGGAGTCGGGGACGGTCAAGGACGAGACCTGGTACCGCGTACTGGTTGGCCCGTTCAGCAATCGCGAACAACTGACCGGGGCGCAGAAGCAGCTCGCCGGCGCTGGCTTCAGCAACCTGTTGCTGCAACAGCGCCAGACGCGCCAGTAA
- the argS gene encoding arginine--tRNA ligase, with protein MKDTIRQLIQQALTQLVTDGVLPEGLSPAIQVENARDKTYGDFASNIAMMLAKPAGMKPRDLAEKLIAALPASADISKVEIAGPGFLNFFQNTSALANRLDAALADGHLGVRKAGATEKVVIDMSAPNLAKEMHVGHLRSTIIGDSVARVLEFLGDNVIRQNHVGDWGTQFGMLMAYLQENPITSDELSDLENFYRAAKKRFDESEEFATRARGLVVKLQAGDPECLALWTRFKDISLSHCQKTYELLNVKLTMADVMGESAYNDDLAKVVADLKAKGLLVEDQGAQCVFLEEFKNSEGEPLPVIVQKADGGYLYATTDLAAVRYRSNVLKADRALYFVDQRQALHFNQVFEVARRAGFVGHPMQMEHMGFGTMNGADGRPFKTRDGGTVKLIDLLTEAKERAYALVKEKNPSLSEDELRHIGEVVGIGAVKYADLSKHRTSDYSFNFELMLNFEGNTAPYLLYAYTRVAGVFRKLGKGFDEVDGQIVLQAEKEQDLAARLAQFGEVLNNVADKGTPHVLCSYLYDLAGLFSSFYENCPILAADTPEQQQSRLRLAALTGRTLKQGLELLGLETLERM; from the coding sequence ATGAAAGACACCATTCGCCAGCTGATCCAGCAAGCCCTCACCCAACTCGTCACCGACGGTGTGCTGCCTGAAGGGCTGTCGCCGGCGATCCAGGTGGAAAACGCCCGGGACAAGACCTACGGCGATTTCGCCAGCAACATTGCGATGATGCTGGCCAAGCCGGCCGGCATGAAGCCACGCGACCTGGCAGAAAAGCTGATCGCCGCGCTGCCGGCCAGCGCCGACATCAGCAAGGTCGAGATCGCCGGCCCAGGCTTCCTCAACTTCTTCCAGAACACCAGCGCCCTGGCCAACCGCCTGGACGCCGCCCTGGCCGACGGCCACCTGGGTGTGCGCAAGGCGGGCGCCACCGAAAAGGTGGTGATCGACATGTCGGCACCGAACCTTGCCAAAGAGATGCACGTCGGCCACCTGCGCTCGACCATCATCGGTGACAGCGTTGCCCGTGTGCTGGAGTTCCTCGGTGACAACGTCATCCGCCAGAACCACGTAGGCGACTGGGGCACCCAGTTCGGCATGCTGATGGCCTACCTGCAGGAAAACCCGATCACCAGCGATGAGCTGTCGGACCTGGAGAACTTCTACCGGGCAGCGAAGAAACGCTTCGACGAGTCCGAAGAATTCGCCACCCGCGCCCGTGGCCTGGTGGTCAAACTGCAGGCTGGCGACCCTGAATGCCTGGCCCTGTGGACACGCTTCAAGGACATTTCCCTGTCCCACTGCCAAAAAACCTACGAGCTGCTCAACGTCAAACTGACCATGGCCGACGTCATGGGCGAAAGCGCCTACAACGACGACCTGGCCAAAGTGGTCGCCGACCTCAAGGCCAAGGGCCTGTTGGTCGAGGACCAAGGTGCGCAGTGCGTGTTCCTTGAAGAATTCAAGAACAGCGAAGGCGAACCGCTGCCGGTGATCGTGCAGAAGGCCGACGGTGGCTACCTGTACGCCACCACCGACCTGGCCGCAGTGCGCTACCGCAGCAATGTGCTCAAGGCCGACCGCGCCCTGTACTTTGTCGACCAGCGCCAGGCTCTGCACTTCAACCAGGTGTTCGAAGTGGCCCGCCGCGCCGGCTTCGTCGGCCACCCGATGCAGATGGAGCACATGGGCTTCGGCACCATGAACGGCGCCGATGGCCGCCCGTTCAAGACCCGTGACGGCGGCACCGTGAAGCTGATCGACCTGCTTACCGAGGCCAAGGAGCGTGCCTACGCCCTGGTCAAGGAAAAGAACCCGAGCTTGTCCGAAGACGAACTGCGCCACATCGGCGAAGTGGTCGGCATCGGCGCCGTGAAGTACGCCGACCTGTCCAAGCACCGTACCAGCGACTACAGCTTCAACTTCGAACTGATGCTCAACTTCGAAGGCAACACCGCCCCGTACCTGCTGTATGCCTACACCCGCGTAGCGGGCGTGTTCCGCAAGCTGGGCAAGGGCTTCGACGAAGTCGATGGCCAGATCGTGCTGCAGGCCGAGAAGGAACAGGACCTCGCTGCGCGCCTGGCGCAATTTGGCGAAGTGCTCAACAACGTGGCCGACAAGGGTACCCCGCACGTGCTGTGCAGCTACCTGTACGACCTGGCTGGGCTGTTCTCGAGCTTCTACGAGAACTGCCCGATCCTCGCCGCCGATACCCCGGAGCAGCAACAGAGCCGCCTGCGCCTGGCTGCACTGACCGGTCGCACCCTCAAGCAAGGTCTGGAACTGCTCGGCCTGGAAACCCTGGAGCGCATGTAA